The proteins below are encoded in one region of Catenulispora sp. GP43:
- a CDS encoding RIP metalloprotease, whose translation MGPLGIILFALALIASIMLHEAGHMVCARKAGGKVTEFFVGFGPRIWSFRKGETEYGVKAIPAGGYVKIIGMTDLEPIDPEDEPRAFYRKPLGWRLLTLSAGSLVHFIIALVLLLIVPLTWGVATRDLSGTVGTVTQCLKTTAGDCGTGDAASPAKAAGLMNGDKIVAVNNVPTHSWTDVTDQLHKGEPSLGSDNKPTSAPVPVSVTYVRDGQQHTTTITPAVGNVSADPKQVQLGLMIGIQAPPVVTKHPGPISAAGDGFSTFGSYAKGSVTGLVNIPASIPKLFQATTSDKPRSADAPVGVVGMASLTGSVIKDGGYASFLQYIASINLFIGIFNLLPLLPLDGGHIAIALYEAGRRKVAKLVGRPDPGRVDLNKLMPAAFTFLVLFVGLSLLLMAADITNPLRFPS comes from the coding sequence GTGGGCCCGCTAGGCATCATCCTGTTCGCCCTCGCGCTCATCGCATCGATCATGCTGCACGAGGCCGGGCACATGGTGTGCGCGCGCAAGGCCGGCGGCAAGGTGACCGAGTTCTTCGTCGGTTTCGGGCCGCGGATCTGGTCGTTCCGCAAGGGCGAGACCGAGTACGGCGTCAAGGCGATCCCGGCCGGCGGCTACGTCAAGATCATCGGGATGACGGACCTGGAGCCGATCGACCCGGAGGACGAGCCGCGGGCCTTCTACCGCAAGCCGCTGGGCTGGCGGCTGCTGACGCTGTCGGCCGGCTCGCTCGTGCACTTCATCATCGCCCTGGTGCTGCTCCTGATCGTCCCGCTGACCTGGGGCGTGGCCACCCGGGACCTGTCCGGGACGGTCGGCACGGTCACCCAGTGCCTGAAGACGACGGCCGGCGACTGCGGCACCGGCGACGCCGCGAGCCCGGCCAAGGCCGCCGGCCTGATGAACGGCGACAAGATCGTCGCGGTGAACAACGTGCCGACCCACAGCTGGACCGACGTCACCGACCAGCTGCACAAGGGGGAGCCCTCGCTCGGCAGCGACAACAAGCCGACCAGCGCCCCGGTCCCGGTGAGCGTGACCTACGTGCGCGACGGCCAGCAGCACACCACCACGATCACCCCGGCCGTCGGCAACGTCTCGGCCGACCCCAAGCAGGTCCAGCTCGGCCTGATGATCGGCATCCAGGCGCCGCCGGTGGTCACCAAGCACCCCGGCCCGATCAGCGCGGCGGGCGACGGCTTCAGCACCTTCGGGTCCTACGCCAAGGGCTCGGTGACCGGCCTGGTCAACATCCCGGCCTCGATCCCCAAGCTGTTCCAGGCCACCACCAGCGACAAGCCGCGCTCGGCGGACGCCCCGGTGGGCGTGGTCGGCATGGCCAGCCTGACTGGCAGCGTGATCAAGGACGGCGGCTACGCGAGCTTCCTGCAGTACATCGCGAGCATCAACCTGTTCATCGGCATCTTCAACCTGCTGCCGCTGCTGCCCCTGGACGGCGGGCACATCGCGATCGCGCTGTACGAGGCCGGCCGCCGCAAGGTCGCCAAGCTGGTCGGCCGGCCCGACCCGGGCCGCGTGGACCTGAACAAGCTGATGCCGGCCGCGTTCACCTTCCTGGTGCTGTTCGTCGGCCTGTCGCTGCTGCTGATGGCCGCCGACATCACCAACCCGCTGCGCTTCCCGAGCTGA
- the dxr gene encoding 1-deoxy-D-xylulose-5-phosphate reductoisomerase, with translation MTDVTHTVRDIILLGSTGSIGTQTLDLVARNPDRFRVVGLAAGGGNPELLAEQALATGARTVAVAKASVAQDLNLAFYAAAQKRGYSAGEFQIPEILAGPEAATELAARECDIVLNAIDGAAGLKATLVALESGRTLALANKESLIIGGDLVARRAKPGQIVPVDSEHSALAQALRGGRAEEVDKLIVTASGGPFRGRTRAEMADATPEQAMKHPTWNMGPLVTCNSATLVNKGLEVIEAHLLFDVPFERIEVVVHPQSIVHSMVQFVDGSTLAQASPPDMRLPIALALGWPDRIPGAAPAIDWTKASTWEFFPLDDEAFPSVRLAKQVGATGGTAPAVFNGANEECVAAFLAGRLRFPAIVDTIERVVAEHSGSGRSQGGDLTLEAVLEADSWARARARELTAG, from the coding sequence ATGACCGACGTGACCCACACCGTGCGCGACATCATCCTCCTCGGCTCGACCGGCTCCATCGGCACCCAGACCCTCGATCTGGTCGCCCGCAATCCCGACCGCTTCCGGGTCGTCGGCCTGGCGGCCGGCGGCGGGAACCCGGAGCTGCTCGCCGAGCAGGCACTGGCCACCGGCGCGCGCACGGTGGCGGTGGCCAAGGCCAGTGTCGCCCAGGATCTGAACCTCGCGTTCTACGCCGCGGCCCAGAAGCGCGGCTACTCCGCCGGCGAGTTCCAGATCCCTGAGATCCTCGCCGGCCCCGAGGCCGCGACCGAACTGGCCGCCCGCGAGTGCGACATCGTGCTGAACGCCATCGACGGCGCCGCCGGTCTGAAGGCCACCCTGGTCGCGCTGGAGTCCGGGCGGACGCTCGCGCTGGCCAACAAGGAGTCGCTGATCATCGGCGGCGACCTGGTGGCCCGGCGGGCCAAGCCCGGCCAGATCGTCCCGGTCGACTCCGAGCACTCGGCGCTGGCCCAGGCGCTGCGCGGCGGCCGGGCCGAGGAGGTCGACAAGCTCATCGTCACCGCCTCCGGCGGCCCGTTCCGCGGCCGTACCCGCGCCGAGATGGCGGACGCGACGCCCGAACAGGCGATGAAGCACCCGACGTGGAACATGGGCCCGCTGGTCACCTGCAACTCCGCGACCCTGGTGAACAAGGGCCTGGAGGTGATCGAGGCGCACCTGTTGTTCGACGTCCCCTTCGAGCGCATCGAGGTCGTGGTGCACCCGCAGTCCATCGTGCACTCGATGGTGCAGTTCGTGGACGGCTCCACCCTGGCCCAGGCCAGCCCGCCGGACATGCGGCTGCCGATCGCCCTGGCGCTGGGCTGGCCGGACCGGATCCCCGGCGCCGCCCCGGCCATAGACTGGACGAAGGCGTCCACCTGGGAGTTCTTCCCGCTTGACGACGAGGCCTTCCCCTCGGTCCGGCTGGCCAAGCAGGTCGGCGCAACCGGCGGGACGGCTCCGGCCGTCTTCAACGGTGCCAACGAGGAATGTGTGGCCGCATTCCTCGCCGGCCGCCTCCGCTTCCCGGCGATCGTCGATACCATCGAACGGGTGGTCGCCGAACACTCCGGTTCAGGGCGCTCTCAGGGTGGGGACCTTACTCTGGAGGCCGTTCTCGAGGCGGATTCCTGGGCGCGTGCGCGGGCACGCGAACTGACGGCCGGCTGA
- a CDS encoding DUF6758 family protein, whose translation MKAEPSCPRCGSRVRAPGLLSTTWQCDLHGAIHPLQPVQPPTVKELAETAANSQVPVWMPWPLPTGWEFTGVAYAGDEAGARATAVACAGPNPFGGIGELVLIAEEMGVGLGACFAGLDGFDPGRTFEQTAAHAKLYAAGRSTSMWCVPDTGDRAVFLGEAGGLWLWAVLWPHDAAHLMYDDLVITDLRDAGSEIDWIPVGGLSARLMEM comes from the coding sequence ATGAAGGCCGAGCCCAGCTGCCCACGCTGTGGGAGCCGGGTGCGCGCCCCCGGCCTGCTGTCCACGACCTGGCAGTGCGACCTGCACGGCGCGATCCACCCGCTCCAGCCCGTGCAGCCCCCCACCGTGAAGGAACTGGCCGAGACGGCCGCCAACAGCCAGGTCCCGGTGTGGATGCCCTGGCCGCTGCCGACCGGCTGGGAGTTCACCGGGGTCGCCTATGCCGGCGACGAGGCCGGGGCCCGCGCGACCGCGGTGGCCTGTGCCGGTCCCAACCCGTTCGGCGGCATCGGGGAACTGGTGCTGATCGCCGAGGAGATGGGCGTCGGTCTCGGGGCCTGCTTCGCCGGCCTGGACGGCTTCGACCCCGGCCGCACCTTCGAGCAGACGGCCGCGCACGCCAAGCTCTACGCCGCGGGCCGCTCCACGTCCATGTGGTGCGTCCCGGACACCGGCGACCGCGCGGTGTTCCTCGGCGAGGCCGGCGGCCTGTGGCTGTGGGCCGTGCTGTGGCCGCACGACGCGGCCCACCTCATGTACGACGATCTGGTGATCACCGACCTGCGCGACGCCGGCAGCGAGATCGACTGGATCCCGGTCGGCGGGCTGTCCGCGCGGCTGATGGAGATGTAG
- a CDS encoding MaoC family dehydratase, whose translation MQFGRYFEEFEVGAVYKHWPGKTVTEYDDHLFCLITMNHHPLHMDANYAEETTDFKRNVVVGNYIYSLLLGMSVADVSGKAIANLEVESLRHIAPTFHGDTIYGETEVLDKTESKSKSDRGIVYVQTKGYKQDGTVVCVFRRKVMVPKRSYGEARGGEQPGRPTPAA comes from the coding sequence ATGCAGTTCGGCCGGTATTTCGAGGAGTTCGAGGTCGGCGCGGTGTACAAGCACTGGCCGGGCAAGACGGTCACCGAGTACGACGACCACCTGTTCTGCCTGATCACCATGAACCACCACCCGCTCCACATGGACGCCAACTACGCCGAGGAGACGACCGACTTCAAGCGCAACGTCGTCGTCGGCAACTACATCTACTCGCTGCTGCTGGGCATGTCCGTGGCGGACGTGTCGGGCAAGGCGATCGCGAACCTGGAAGTGGAGTCGCTGCGGCATATCGCGCCGACCTTCCACGGCGACACCATCTACGGCGAGACCGAGGTCCTGGACAAGACCGAGTCCAAGTCCAAGTCCGACCGCGGCATCGTGTACGTCCAGACCAAGGGCTACAAGCAGGACGGCACCGTGGTCTGCGTCTTCCGCCGCAAGGTGATGGTGCCCAAGCGCTCGTACGGCGAGGCCAGGGGCGGCGAGCAGCCCGGCCGCCCGACTCCGGCGGCGTAG
- a CDS encoding alpha/beta fold hydrolase, with protein sequence MRFVDDRGTLLHVVRDGRGGPVVLFVQGLAGAWFEWDPVVPMLAADHRLVRFDRPGLGWSQQEYGDDGRPAPQTLVGEAERLGRVLDAVGVGPEEKVFVVAHSYGAFHAEAFARLHPERIAGVVFVDASAEPDVTPAPGGAGRTLGRALVRGTRLLGLNQVLGPAVRRLVYQSASTTHRDPDRELGRAVYRSSRVAAAVVNELSSYRPSAVELLELRCERPFPEVLVQVLVGAAGAAEDGHARRWVERQRDFAGLFPGAEVVELPDAKHLIAADRPDAVATAVRSLGF encoded by the coding sequence GTGAGGTTCGTCGATGATCGCGGCACGCTGCTGCACGTCGTCCGGGACGGCCGGGGCGGACCGGTGGTGCTGTTCGTCCAGGGCCTGGCCGGCGCCTGGTTCGAGTGGGACCCGGTGGTGCCGATGCTGGCCGCCGACCACCGGCTGGTGCGCTTCGACCGCCCGGGCCTGGGCTGGTCGCAGCAGGAGTACGGGGACGACGGCCGGCCGGCGCCGCAGACCCTGGTCGGCGAGGCCGAGCGGCTGGGCCGGGTCCTGGACGCGGTCGGCGTCGGGCCCGAGGAGAAGGTCTTCGTGGTCGCGCACTCCTACGGGGCCTTCCACGCCGAGGCGTTCGCGCGCCTGCATCCCGAGCGGATCGCCGGGGTCGTCTTCGTCGACGCCAGCGCCGAGCCGGACGTCACCCCCGCGCCCGGCGGCGCGGGGCGCACCCTGGGCCGGGCCCTGGTGCGCGGGACCCGGCTGCTCGGGCTGAACCAGGTGCTGGGCCCGGCGGTGCGGCGGCTGGTCTACCAGAGCGCGAGCACGACGCACCGGGACCCGGACCGGGAACTGGGGCGCGCAGTCTACCGGTCCAGCCGGGTCGCGGCGGCGGTCGTGAACGAGTTGTCCTCGTACCGGCCGAGCGCGGTGGAGTTGCTTGAGCTGCGCTGCGAGCGCCCCTTTCCCGAGGTTCTGGTCCAGGTGCTGGTGGGGGCGGCGGGCGCGGCAGAGGACGGACACGCGCGGCGCTGGGTCGAACGCCAGCGCGATTTCGCGGGCTTGTTTCCCGGGGCCGAAGTCGTAGAGTTACCCGATGCCAAACACCTGATCGCCGCCGACCGGCCGGACGCCGTCGCCACCGCCGTGCGCTCGCTGGGTTTTTGA
- a CDS encoding acyl-CoA dehydrogenase family protein has product MGRLAQTDGLTDIQEEILATVRTFVDKEIIPVANDLEHADEYPTQIVEGMKEMGLFGLMIPEEYGGLGESLLTYALVVEEIARGWMSVSGILNTHFIVAYMIKQHGTDEQKQHFLPRMAEGEVRAAFSMSEPALGSDVAAITTKGVPDGDDYVINGQKMWLTNGGSSTLVALLARTDLGEAAAHKNLTTFLVEKPAGFGEVAPGLTVPGKIQKMGYKGVDTTELVLSDYRIPANRILGGAPGKGFAHMMDGVEVGRVNVAARACGIAVRAFELGAAYAQQRTTFGKPIAQHQAIQFKLAEMGVKVEAAHAMMVRAAKVKDAGRRNDLEAGMAKYLAAEYCKEVVEDSFRIHGGYGYSKEYEIERLYREAPMLLIGEGTAEIQKMIIGRRLLEDYKAK; this is encoded by the coding sequence ATGGGACGCCTTGCGCAGACCGACGGGCTGACCGACATCCAGGAGGAGATCCTGGCGACGGTCCGCACCTTCGTGGACAAGGAGATCATCCCGGTCGCCAACGACCTGGAGCACGCCGACGAGTACCCGACGCAGATCGTCGAGGGCATGAAGGAGATGGGCCTGTTCGGGCTCATGATCCCCGAGGAGTACGGCGGCCTCGGCGAGTCGCTGCTCACCTACGCGCTGGTGGTCGAGGAGATCGCGCGCGGCTGGATGTCGGTGTCCGGGATCCTGAACACCCACTTCATCGTGGCCTACATGATCAAGCAGCACGGCACCGACGAGCAGAAGCAGCACTTCCTGCCGCGGATGGCAGAGGGCGAGGTGCGTGCCGCGTTCTCGATGTCGGAGCCTGCGCTCGGCTCGGACGTCGCGGCGATCACCACCAAGGGCGTCCCCGACGGCGACGACTACGTCATCAACGGCCAGAAGATGTGGCTGACCAACGGCGGCTCCTCCACCCTGGTCGCCCTGCTGGCCCGCACCGACCTCGGCGAGGCGGCGGCGCACAAGAACCTCACCACCTTCCTGGTGGAGAAGCCGGCCGGTTTCGGCGAGGTGGCGCCCGGCCTGACCGTCCCGGGCAAGATCCAGAAGATGGGCTACAAGGGCGTCGACACCACCGAGCTGGTGCTGTCCGACTACCGCATCCCGGCGAACCGGATCCTCGGCGGCGCCCCGGGCAAGGGCTTCGCGCACATGATGGACGGCGTCGAGGTCGGCCGGGTCAACGTCGCCGCCCGCGCCTGCGGCATCGCGGTCCGGGCCTTCGAGCTCGGCGCCGCCTACGCCCAGCAGCGCACCACCTTCGGCAAGCCGATCGCCCAGCACCAGGCCATCCAGTTCAAGCTGGCCGAGATGGGCGTCAAGGTCGAGGCCGCGCACGCGATGATGGTCCGCGCGGCGAAGGTCAAGGACGCCGGCCGGCGCAACGACCTGGAGGCCGGGATGGCGAAGTACCTGGCCGCCGAGTACTGCAAGGAGGTCGTCGAGGACTCCTTCCGGATCCACGGCGGCTACGGGTACTCCAAGGAGTACGAGATCGAGCGGCTGTACCGCGAGGCGCCGATGCTGCTGATCGGCGAGGGCACCGCCGAGATCCAGAAGATGATCATCGGTCGGCGGCTGCTCGAGGACTACAAGGCGAAGTAG
- a CDS encoding CoA ester lyase, which produces MSQSARPQRPRRSCLAVPGSNPRFLEKAQGLPADQVFLDLEDACAPLAKPEARHTIVKFLNEGDWTGKARVVRVNDWTTEWTYRDVVTVVEGAGQNLDAIMLPKVQNAAQVQALDLLLTQIEKTMGFEVGKIGIEAQIENAAGLVNVDEIAAASPRLETIIFGPADFMASINMKSLVVGALIPGYPADPYHYILMRILMAARMHNLQAIDGPFLQIRDVDAFREVAGRSAALGFDGKWVLHPGQVDAANEIYSPSQEDYDHAELILDAYDYCTSEAGGKKGSAMLGDEMIDEASRKMALVIAGKGRVAGMSRTTSFEIPEA; this is translated from the coding sequence ATGTCCCAGTCCGCTCGCCCGCAGCGCCCGCGCCGTTCGTGTCTGGCCGTCCCCGGCTCCAACCCGCGCTTCCTGGAGAAGGCGCAGGGGCTGCCGGCCGACCAGGTGTTCCTGGACCTGGAGGACGCCTGCGCCCCGCTGGCCAAGCCGGAGGCCCGGCACACGATCGTGAAGTTCCTCAACGAGGGGGACTGGACCGGCAAGGCCCGGGTCGTGCGCGTCAACGACTGGACCACCGAGTGGACCTACCGCGACGTGGTCACCGTGGTCGAGGGCGCCGGCCAGAACCTGGACGCCATCATGCTGCCGAAGGTGCAGAACGCGGCCCAGGTGCAGGCGCTGGACCTGCTGCTGACGCAGATCGAGAAGACCATGGGCTTCGAGGTCGGCAAGATCGGGATCGAGGCGCAGATCGAGAACGCCGCCGGCCTGGTGAACGTCGACGAGATCGCCGCCGCCAGCCCGCGGCTGGAGACCATCATCTTCGGCCCGGCCGACTTCATGGCGAGCATCAACATGAAGTCGCTGGTCGTCGGGGCCCTGATCCCCGGCTACCCGGCCGACCCGTACCACTACATCCTCATGCGGATCCTGATGGCCGCGCGCATGCACAACCTGCAGGCGATCGACGGGCCGTTCCTGCAGATCCGCGACGTGGACGCCTTCCGCGAGGTCGCCGGCCGCTCGGCCGCGCTCGGCTTCGACGGCAAGTGGGTGCTGCACCCCGGCCAGGTCGACGCGGCCAACGAGATCTACTCGCCGTCGCAGGAGGACTACGACCACGCCGAGCTGATCCTGGACGCCTACGACTACTGCACGTCCGAGGCCGGCGGGAAGAAGGGCTCGGCGATGCTGGGCGACGAGATGATCGACGAGGCCTCCCGCAAGATGGCGCTGGTCATCGCGGGCAAGGGCCGCGTCGCCGGGATGAGCCGCACCACTTCATTCGAGATCCCGGAGGCCTGA
- a CDS encoding DMT family transporter, whose translation MTADSAATVPTAAPPVPLRVSAVHRPPKADVAVLGVAVTAVGTSGPLIAAAAAPAMAIAFWRNAIAAAVFAPYVLLRANLRAELRGLGRRTTVLALVSGLILGAHFATWTPSAKLSSVASATAFAATQPIFAAIVARILGHHVPRRAFAGIAVAFAGVIVLSGVDFHASFRAFEGDLLALTAAAFAAVYMTIGGEVRKTASLPTYAFLCYGAASVFLIGAVGATGSELVGFSGNAWVKIGALTLLAQFLGHTLFNRVVKTTSATVISTSILLEVPMAALIAALFLHQIPSLWAIPGAVLILGGLLLVVTANRGQGGH comes from the coding sequence GTGACCGCCGACAGCGCCGCGACCGTACCGACGGCGGCGCCGCCGGTCCCGCTCCGTGTCTCGGCCGTGCACCGGCCGCCGAAGGCCGACGTGGCGGTGCTCGGGGTCGCCGTCACCGCGGTGGGCACCTCCGGGCCGCTGATCGCCGCCGCCGCGGCGCCGGCGATGGCCATCGCCTTCTGGCGCAACGCGATAGCCGCCGCGGTCTTCGCGCCCTACGTCCTGCTGCGCGCGAACCTGCGGGCCGAGCTGCGGGGCCTCGGGCGCCGGACCACCGTGCTCGCCCTGGTGTCGGGCCTCATCCTCGGGGCGCACTTCGCGACGTGGACCCCGTCGGCGAAGCTCTCGTCGGTGGCCTCGGCGACGGCGTTCGCCGCGACGCAGCCGATCTTCGCCGCGATCGTGGCGCGGATCCTGGGGCACCACGTGCCGCGGCGGGCGTTCGCCGGGATCGCGGTGGCGTTCGCCGGGGTGATCGTGTTGTCGGGGGTGGACTTCCACGCTTCGTTCCGGGCGTTCGAGGGCGATCTGCTGGCGTTGACCGCCGCCGCGTTCGCGGCCGTCTACATGACCATCGGCGGGGAGGTGCGGAAGACGGCTTCGCTGCCGACCTACGCCTTTCTTTGTTATGGCGCAGCGTCGGTCTTCCTGATCGGGGCGGTCGGCGCGACCGGGTCCGAGCTCGTCGGGTTCAGCGGCAACGCGTGGGTGAAGATCGGGGCGCTCACCCTTCTGGCGCAGTTCCTCGGGCACACTCTGTTCAACCGGGTCGTGAAGACCACCAGTGCCACCGTCATCTCGACGTCGATCCTGCTCGAGGTGCCCATGGCGGCGCTGATCGCCGCCTTGTTCCTGCACCAGATCCCCTCCTTGTGGGCGATTCCGGGGGCGGTGCTGATTCTGGGCGGGCTGCTGCTCGTGGTGACGGCGAACCGTGGGCAGGGCGGGCACTGA
- a CDS encoding DUF3533 domain-containing protein, with translation MNRAALAAANADLDERGRKGRIGFFVFMALLMQLAFVVSYIGALHAPQPPHRMPVGVVAPPQVVQQLQKTADESGPLFTLKPQASPEAATNAITHRSVLGAYLPAAVGTTDQLLVTTAIGPAAPQALTVAFSRAAQAQQHTLQVRDVLPPHSGDEEGLVPFYLVIAWTVGGYLASTLVGLMGGMKSATPRLALERIGMLAVYSVLGGIGGTLIVHTIMDFLGGGWWTQALIGMLVVFCVSVFANGLQTFLGLIGTGIVIGLFVILGNPSGAGPWPRNMLPTFWRVIGPWLPNFQGTNAVRGVAYFHSQGLGTAIWVFVAYAAIGLVLSVVGAGRDNPILRMSEH, from the coding sequence ATGAACCGTGCCGCCCTCGCTGCCGCCAACGCCGACCTCGATGAGCGCGGGCGCAAGGGACGGATCGGCTTCTTCGTCTTCATGGCCCTGCTCATGCAGCTGGCCTTCGTCGTCTCCTACATCGGCGCCCTGCACGCCCCGCAGCCTCCGCACCGCATGCCCGTCGGCGTGGTGGCGCCGCCGCAGGTGGTCCAGCAGTTGCAGAAGACCGCTGACGAGTCCGGCCCGCTGTTCACCCTCAAGCCGCAGGCCAGCCCCGAGGCCGCGACGAACGCGATCACGCACCGCAGCGTGCTCGGGGCCTACCTCCCGGCGGCCGTCGGCACCACCGACCAGCTCCTGGTGACCACGGCCATCGGCCCGGCAGCCCCGCAGGCGCTGACCGTCGCCTTCAGCCGGGCGGCCCAGGCGCAGCAGCACACGCTCCAGGTGCGGGACGTCCTGCCGCCGCACAGCGGCGACGAGGAGGGCCTGGTCCCGTTCTACCTGGTCATCGCCTGGACCGTCGGCGGCTACCTGGCCTCGACCCTGGTCGGCCTGATGGGCGGGATGAAGAGCGCGACGCCCCGCCTGGCGCTGGAGCGCATCGGGATGCTGGCCGTCTACAGCGTGCTCGGCGGCATCGGCGGGACGCTGATCGTGCACACGATCATGGACTTCCTCGGCGGCGGCTGGTGGACCCAGGCGCTGATCGGCATGCTGGTCGTTTTCTGCGTGTCGGTCTTCGCCAACGGCCTGCAGACCTTCCTCGGGCTGATCGGCACCGGCATCGTGATCGGCCTGTTCGTGATCCTCGGCAACCCGTCCGGCGCCGGGCCCTGGCCCCGGAACATGCTGCCGACGTTCTGGCGGGTGATCGGGCCGTGGCTGCCGAACTTCCAGGGCACCAACGCGGTGCGCGGGGTGGCCTACTTCCACTCCCAGGGACTGGGGACGGCGATCTGGGTGTTCGTCGCCTACGCCGCGATCGGCCTGGTGCTCTCGGTCGTCGGAGCCGGCCGGGACAACCCGATCCTGCGCATGAGCGAGCACTGA
- a CDS encoding adenosine deaminase — MRDFIQGLPKAELHVHHVGSASPRVVADLAARYEGATDVPADPERLAEYFTFTDFRHFVELYLNVVDLIRTPEDIRDLTYGVARDMAAQNIRYAELTCTPSSHMRRGIDGMAYLEAIEDARVLAQRDFGLTLKWVFDIPGESGLEAAEATVALIEARQPEALVGFGLGGPEIGVPRPQFAPYFERALALGLHSVPHAGESTGPETVWDALRHLKAERIGHGTSLVQDPELIEYLGEHRIPIEVCPTSNIATGVVKDLDRHPIRQMVDAGLLVTVNSDDPPMFGTELNHEYEVAAKLLGLDERGVAELAENAVRASFLDADGKRALTAEIDEYAARAR, encoded by the coding sequence ATGCGCGACTTCATCCAGGGCCTACCCAAGGCCGAGCTCCATGTCCACCACGTCGGATCGGCCTCGCCGCGCGTCGTCGCCGACCTCGCGGCCCGCTACGAGGGCGCGACCGACGTCCCGGCCGATCCGGAGCGGCTGGCCGAGTACTTCACCTTCACCGACTTCCGGCACTTCGTCGAGCTGTACCTGAACGTGGTGGACCTGATCCGGACCCCCGAGGACATCAGGGACCTGACCTACGGGGTGGCGCGGGACATGGCCGCGCAGAACATCCGGTACGCGGAGCTGACCTGCACGCCGAGCTCGCACATGCGCCGCGGGATCGACGGGATGGCGTACCTGGAGGCGATCGAGGACGCGCGGGTCCTGGCGCAGCGCGACTTCGGGCTGACCCTCAAGTGGGTCTTCGACATCCCCGGCGAGTCCGGGCTCGAGGCCGCCGAGGCCACGGTGGCGCTGATCGAGGCCCGGCAGCCGGAGGCGCTGGTCGGGTTCGGACTCGGCGGCCCGGAGATCGGGGTGCCGCGGCCGCAGTTCGCGCCGTACTTCGAGCGGGCGCTGGCGCTGGGCCTGCACAGCGTGCCGCACGCCGGCGAGTCCACCGGTCCGGAGACGGTCTGGGACGCGCTGCGGCACCTGAAGGCCGAGCGCATCGGGCACGGCACCTCGCTGGTGCAGGACCCCGAGCTGATCGAGTACCTGGGCGAGCACCGGATCCCGATCGAGGTCTGCCCGACCTCCAACATCGCCACCGGCGTGGTGAAGGACCTGGACCGGCACCCGATCCGGCAGATGGTCGACGCCGGCCTGCTGGTCACGGTCAACAGCGACGACCCGCCGATGTTCGGGACCGAGCTGAACCACGAGTACGAGGTCGCCGCCAAGCTGCTGGGCCTGGACGAGCGCGGCGTGGCCGAACTCGCCGAGAACGCGGTCCGGGCCTCGTTCCTGGACGCCGACGGCAAGCGCGCGCTGACCGCCGAGATCGACGAGTACGCCGCCCGCGCGCGATGA
- a CDS encoding PPOX class F420-dependent oxidoreductase, whose protein sequence is MTIEIPAEALALLEKPVLVNLATVRPDGAPQVNPMWFKWDGELIWFTHTNRRQKFKNIAHEPRVAISMIDPDDAYGYLEVRGVVEKIEDDPEATMFQILSEWYDGTAVVPDDAQYRVKIGVRPTKIVQ, encoded by the coding sequence ATGACGATTGAGATCCCCGCCGAAGCCCTCGCCCTCCTGGAGAAGCCGGTCCTGGTCAACCTGGCCACGGTCCGCCCCGACGGGGCGCCGCAGGTGAACCCGATGTGGTTCAAGTGGGACGGTGAGCTGATCTGGTTCACCCACACCAACCGGCGGCAGAAGTTCAAGAACATCGCGCACGAGCCGCGCGTCGCGATCTCGATGATCGACCCCGACGACGCGTACGGGTACCTGGAAGTGCGCGGCGTGGTGGAGAAGATCGAGGACGACCCCGAGGCCACGATGTTCCAGATCCTGTCGGAGTGGTACGACGGGACCGCCGTCGTCCCGGACGACGCGCAGTACCGGGTCAAGATCGGCGTTCGGCCGACGAAGATCGTGCAGTAG